tgggtttcCATTTCTCCCCAATAGTCTTGTCTTTCAACATCTATATTAAAGCCactgtaaaaatgaaataaatgtggaCAAAATGTATATAAGAATTCTGGCTTTCTGGTTTTTGTATCTCAACATGAGTATTTCTATACTTCTTTGGAATGGTGGCGGGAAATATGGATAAACTACTAGCTGGGTGGAGGGGAAACCTTAGAGGTGGTGTAGATGATTATTAGAATACTCCAGGATCATGTGAAACATGAAAACTACAAATGCTATAATAATGCCACTGTGAATATTTAGATACATGCCTGGTATCATCTACATGTGATGTTCTTTCAGGCCCCTTGCATTTAAAGCAAGCAAATTTATTGACCATATACAACAGGGGGAGCTAATCTGTGCCATCCAGATAATCTGTGAACTCCCAGCgtcagccagcagggccaatagtCAGGTtttatgggagtcatagtccagcaacatctcgagGACACACGGGTTAGCTGTCCTAcctacaaaaattaaaaaccactTCTAGAAACCTTTTCCTTGACTATCCTTGCTTGAAATATAAAACAGGAAAGCAACATTTTGTTTCTGGGGCAAGGTTTCCCATTACACACAGGTTTTTAAAGTTAACAAAATTGGTTACAAATGGAAATTTTTTACGGTATTCTGTAAAATAGGCCAGTACACTTAAAAACTCAGTAGGGAATTGCAGATTTTTGAAATGACAATGAGTTTTAATTTATTGAACCTCTACATTCCCCAACAATTTTTTTATGATGCAAAGTTTGTACCCAGTTGGATTTCATAGTTGCATTTTGTGTAATTTTTGGAGGGGGTAGGGGGACAACCCTCTTTTGTATTATAACTAAAAGAACTTTTTGCTATATGAGTTCTGTTgtggaaaataatttttttgttccAATGTGGTTTTCTGCATGAGAGGTAGCTTTTCTGGATATATAACATTCTACCCAATCTTTGTAATAAAGAAGGCCATGTACCTTCTTTGTTGTGTTAGTGGCTAATGCTGGGACCTGGAATGCCACATtcgtttttattttactttgttaaaTTTATCTCACTTTTTTCCATCATTGAACCCAAAGTATACATGTGGTTCCCACTTAGCCAGACACCCACTGTTCTGACTTCCTTCTTGGCAATGGCAGCTAGTAACCACTGGACCTGGTAGGACAGTCAAATGGGTCAATGGAGGCATGGCTAATTTATtctggttttctccccatcctcctttgCAAAGATACTGAACACGTAAGCAGCCTTCCTCCTGAgtttgcctgcctgcttgccgcCGCCTCCTTTTGTCTTTATTTCCATATTATAATTATTCTAAGCTAGGGCTGTCCAACTGATTGACTGTGATCGACAGGTCGATCACCAGGTGTTAGTGGTCAATTGCGGGCTCAAAGAACATCTGCCCCCGCCCCCTTGTTTATTGGCTCTCAATTGCAAAAATGGAAGATGGACAGTGCAGTTTATTGTTTGCTGAGCAATCATCCGGTGAGTGAATTTTGCCTgccctcctaaaaaaagctcaacaactttgggtccgccccccccccaaaaaaaaccctgggtagatcactgccagtttttttattctggaagtagatcacagtctcttgggagttggacgtccctgttcTAAGGAATGGGAGATGGTGAGATAAGAGGATCTGCCTTCTCTTTCAGTATACATTTCTAAATGATTGCCACACAGATTGGTGAATGGGTCTTCATTCTCTTTATCCATGTTGCCCATCATTACAGTAACACAGATAGCAGACTATACCCCATGATATGGGATTGTcccctggaaagaaagaaaaaagacctcCAAAATTTAAAATCTCAAGAATTTAAACTCTCAAaggattgttttttaattaaaagtagAAAGTTATATTGAGAAGCATTCAGGGTTAAAAAACTGTCTGTAATAAAGCATTTTGACCATGCATCTGAAACTCTCTAGGGCTGGTGCATGTCTTAACTTCCTGGGGGAAGGAGTGCCATAGAGTTGGACCCTTGAAAGCGTAACTCTTTGACATGAGTCATGCTTCTGGCCCATAGTGATGCTCTCCTGGATGACCTCAGTGATTAACTTGGGATGCATAGGGTAAGGAGatccctaaggcaggcatggccaaacttggccctccagattttttgggactacaactcccatcatccctagctaacagggccagtggtcagggatgatgggaactgtagtcccaaaacatctggagggccaagtttggccatgccttccCTAAGGTATTGTGGGCCTAAGTTATTCAGGGCTTTGAACATGCGTACAAGAACTGTGAGCCTGCAAATGGAAATCCAACGCACGTCTCTTAGTAATTGGGGCTTGATTGTTACCGAAGCATGAACTACAGTGTTCACGTTACCCCTAtccaggaatggctgtagctgacataccagctgaagctgataaaaGGCACTTCTAGCCACAGAGGACACCTGAGATTTAAGTCACAATGGTGGTTCAAGCAGCATactatgtacctgctccttcagagggagtgcaaccccatccagggcaGGTAATTGGGCCTGCATCCCAGATCAAAGAACTACCTACCCCAAAGTCCTCTTTCTTCCCATAGTTCAGACTCAGCCCATCACTGCATCCAGGCACTAGTCCCAGTCTTTCACTGCTGCTCCTAAATCACATGCAATGGAGAAACCGAGCTGAGTATCGTCAGCATATGAACGGCACCTTGTTCCAAAACTCCCAATGACTGCTCTCATTGGCTTCATTTAGTGTTGAATAGCACTGGGGATAAAAGAGTGCCTTGTGGGATCCCATAGCATAACTGCCATGGGCCCGAGGAACATTTTATCAGTGCTACTTTCTGGGCACAACGCTGAAACTAGAACCAATGCCCCCATATTCATGCCACGGAGCCAATCCAGCAGCCtgccatggtcaatggtatcataGTGTGTAACCCTGAATTCTGCATTAACTGTTTGAATTAAGCATTGCACAACATACTTTACAACATAtagaagtattttaaaatataagcaaGAAGAATCTTATATAATCATGGTATGTTATATTCCTCTGAAAAGTCCAGGATTTCCACCTTTTACATTTGGAAGTAGTAAGAAAATGGGAGTGGCGGCAGAGGGGAGCCAGAATCAAGGCCAGTCACTCCCTATAAGTTCTGACCAATCTGCTCTGGTATCTTTCCTTCATGTGTTAATTCTCCAAAAGTATCAAAAAACTCTTCCATTTCCCTCTGAAGTGCTTCATTCCTTCTCTCCGCATCTTTGTGCGCCCTCTCTGTGTTGCGCATTTTCATTTCCACCAAGCAATGCCACTTCCGTTGCCAACCCAGTTTCGAATGCAGATCTTTAATCTCTAACTGCAATTCTTTGTTCCTTTGCTCCAGGCTGTTGGCATAAACAGACAGTGTCATTTAGCATTTTGCAGTCCACCTTTCTCCTGGCGGTCTTTTGACCTAGTGATTTTTAAAGCCTAGCACTTTTCAAGAGCTTCATTCTTGGCCCTATAAATAAGACACAATTCAAAGAAGGATACTGTTGCTTTTCTCACATGACCTGATACAAAATTATTATAACCATCACATCTATGACCAGATCAATCTCTGTATCTATTATGCCTGCTGCTGTTTGGAATCACAATCTTCACACATTCATCACTTACAGAACCACACTGACTACAGGGGGCCGGTGGAGGGCAGGGGAATGGAAATTATCCCCAGGAGTCCAAGACTCATTGCAAGATGCAGTAGGATTGTTGTAAATAAAGAGGGAGGGTGAAAAGTACACACACCTATCTTTTTGCTAttgaaaaccaccaccacccaacaaaCGTGCATTCAGAAAGCCACCCAGTACGTGCCAGTCATATTTTTCTGTTGGCCTTTCTGGAAGAAAATACTGTTCTGGCAAAGCACAGACATGTTCATTACTCCTTTAAAGGTCATAGCCATTTAGCAACTTTGGAATACAAGATTTCCCttcttttggatacatattgGACACAATTATGTCTGGTTGCGCTTCAATAGAGTAACTTTGAGATACAAGTTGACAGCTGGGCAGAGATACAATTTGACAGGCTGAGTGATATCTGGCAGAGCGGCAAAAGACTCCTGTTTAAAAAGAGGTTTGGAAATACAGGGATTAATACTCTTAACCCTGGAACTTGGAGGCACAAACCGAAGCTAGCAGGTGAACCTCTCTACCTATTTCGGGGGAGAAAACTCCCAGAAAGGGAAGAGAACCTGGAACAGCTAGAGTTGGGTTGGATTAAAAGTGCTTGCTGAAGACCAGGGATTTTATTGCCCCTGAGAAACCCAAAggaaaatgcattagaaatttcAGGGACGGAGCTCTTACCTTGAAATCTTAGTTTCGTACTCTGCCTTCTGCCTGGCCATCTGCTGCTTTAGAGTGACAAAGTGGTCCTGCCAGGAACTCTGACTTGTTGAGCTGTCATTGCTCGAGTGGGGATATTCGCTACAGTTGCTCATTTGGACTTCGTCCAAGCTGTCTCGAAGCCCCGAAATATTTGATGTGCCCTCGTTAGTTTCTGCAAAATCTTCTGTGCCCTTGGGTCTGCTAAAAAGCCTTGAAACTAGATTTTCTTTAAGCATCATGTCATCTGGGCAGTTCTTCCAAGAGACCTCGGCAATATTGTTTATATCCTTTAGGCTCATCAGACAAGGGCATTCGGCTCAGTTCTAGGTAAGAAGCAGTTTTGATTTTGTCCCTGTTCTTCTTTCACCCTGGACTGTGAGACTTCTCATCCTAGCTGCAGCTGTCCGAAGCTTCTCAAATGCTTGGAAATAATCCACTTTATTGGAGCCTGGGTCTTGTTTCAGCTCCAGAGCCTGTTCTTGATTTGGAATGGGAAACGCCTCAAGTTGCCGTGCTTCACATGTCCTCTTGCAGTGAGGGCTTGTTTCTGTCTGGCAGAGACAGTGCCCTTTTATTGCCCTCTTTTCTTTTGCCCTATGCAGTTTGATTGACGTGGGTGCATGGAACATTGACTTGCCCACGCATTGCTACTTGCTCCCTTCTGTTTAAATTTCTCCAGAACTGGCAGCAGAGGGGAAACAAAACTTGGATTGCCTTCATGCAAGTACAAGGTCTTCTATGTCTTTTGTGAAGACAATAGAAGAAGTGTTTTAAATCTGATTTTGGATTTACTGGTGTCACAAGGGAGCTGAGGGAATGAAAAACAGCTTCTGCTTGGCGGTGCATCTCACTGTACTTCTAAGGTGAACTtcttggccttttggctaagatcaagtgtagtaacATCGTAAGTTGAAAACCAGAAAACAGTTTACATATACAGATAAAATACTTCAATGTGTACTTGCTGGTGCATAAGAATGAACCTTTCTGTAACAGTCATGTACCTGCCTCCTAGGAAATTTTGCTGACCTTCTCAAAGGAGGGGACCCGTGtatttccttgcaaatgaagaatGAAATGAGCAATGCAGCAAATTCTCTACaactccttcctcttcattggagTTATCCAAGTTTGTAAATGCATCTGGTGACCAGAAAAAGTGCCAAATTAAAAAAAGTGACCAGAAAAAGTGCCTTTACTATTTCAAGAGGACTTTTATATGTAACCTTCAAGTGATGGGTAGGGCATACTGTATATACAGTGTATCAAGAGCATCTTTCTTTGGCCTTTTCCCAAAATGCAGGAGCAGCACCTACAAAAAGAACCATGATGATGGCAATCATATGTACAATCCCTGCATTTTTGGCGGTGTTTTATCAATGCAGTTATATGAATTGGAATGTaagcagtgggtgggtggagatgtAAATGACCTAAGAGAGACAAAGCCCTGGCGCACAG
Above is a window of Zootoca vivipara chromosome 2, rZooViv1.1, whole genome shotgun sequence DNA encoding:
- the LOC118080394 gene encoding rho GTPase-activating protein 24, translating into MSLKDINNIAEVSWKNCPDDMMLKENLVSRLFSRPKGTEDFAETNEGTSNISGLRDSLDEVQMSNCSEYPHSSNDSSTSQSSWQDHFVTLKQQMARQKAEYETKISSLEQRNKELQLEIKDLHSKLGWQRKWHCLVEMKMRNTERAHKDAERRNEALQREMEEFFDTFGELTHEGKIPEQIGQNL